In the Colias croceus chromosome 25, ilColCroc2.1 genome, tgtttatgggcggtggtgaccacttaacatcaggtggcccacctgcccctttgcttgctctgacataaaaaaaaactacggAACCTATATTCAAAGTCCGATGCGCGCTTTACTTATTTTTGTGATCTCATCCAATCACGAAGTATTCcatacaaaaaatgtattttgaagacttacataatatctatttatagtTATAGTTGAGATTTAACAGAGTAATTGAGAATATAACGAACGCATGTTAATTGCTATGCTAGAATCGCAATGCTAAGGTCAGATAAACTGCTTGTAAACAAACAGATGACCTTTGTTAAAAACACAGATTAAAAacataccaattaaaattcttTTTAACATCCCAAAAGTTTATTCAAgagtcatattattatgtctatcTACCTAcaggtatataaataaaagctcTCATAATTATACATAACTGGCTGCCCCAGCAAACGCTGTTCTGCCCTATTGCCCCTTTTGCGtattttctctccataagaaccttCGACTTACCTTaacaaaattgttaaaaaaaattagcccAAGTCGAGCTTTTTTACGCTTGAGTTTTAcgcttatatagataattgacaaaacaaatatatcgcaccttcggtagaacaagggcataattgtcataaattgccaaaatgacttaaatatgcagaaatgctttaaaaaggCCCTTTCAACTGGAGGGACAAAGACATTCGTTTAATTCCTACAAAAAACAGCCAGATTGAAATAGTGGCGTTGTCATTTTGGCGctattttgtttctctctTGGCGAGACAAAGTCTCATTGGTTAGTTGTGCCATCGGCGGGGACTGAGCTAGCTGTCACTTGGAGCGCTAACgtcgtttatgtaaatatgccctataatgtttttgatttctGGAACGACAAGGCCATATCTGTCACACTTATGCCTAGtttacgatttaaaaattgggAGGACAAAGTCGTTCAGACAATTGTGCCCTTGTCTGTCCAAGATTTGTTATACTCCATGGTcttaaaagtaacattttattccgATAATTGCTGTAGAGagcaaaaaaacaagttagttttttaaaaaatttaaacgatAGGACTGCCaatcaaaatacaacaaacatacCCTCACACCCACAAATCTatcctcaaaaactttcgagtttacataataaataataatattagtaagatatttattcgtaaataattatttttctttttcaaatttgtttttggaatgtattattttgctgTGAACACATTGCCTATAAAATCGATCATACATAAATTAGGGGACCCAGCATAAAGCCGATGCCGTCCGTTCTGGAATGTAAAACGTGCAAAAAAAAGCTTGCCCAATATCAATATGCACTCCGGCAGAATACATAagccttataaaaaatgccacGAAAAAGgaggaattatttaatgtcaAGGAATTGAATTATGATTCTTTCTTGTTctgttatcttaatataatattattccaatttttaaagcgattCCAAAGAATTTTGCTAGGAAACATAATAGTTTCAGATTGTTGAAGATGTGTAATGGCTGATTAGTAAGTTTTGATCtctatttttgtgataaagtACTGCGGCTTTCTAAagtgtttaagaaaataaaacatttatacaaaaaaacacgttattatcattccaaaattattaacttaaagcTTTAGATATggccatatttacaaattaattttcttgttgGTGGAACAAGGGCACAAATGTACACctacttaagaaaaaaatattattaaaaaaaaactagcagtttttaatatttgtaaacgaTACACCTAAAagaatatagtatatagtttATGTCATACAAAGCAGAAcaaccataaaaaaattattatcatagctACACCACATTAAGTAttacaaatatcttaaaatggctctcctgtaaaattgcaaaaactgTAATTGTGCCCTTGTTCTACCGAAGGTGCGATATATTGATCTCTACTACTGAAACAATCCAATACAATTTGGAGACCGGTGTAAGCTGGTTTTATCCGACGTGACTGTGGTAACTAACATTTGCTATAGCCAAaagataaaatgattaaatcATAGGTACATAACCTATAGTGTTAATGACCGCACTTAATAGAAGCAAGTAGGTAGTCGACCATGTGATCAATTACCATGACTTAATTTTGCCGCTAATTTTGTTCATAAAAGGTGGTAAAAAATCGTGATCAAGTCGAATGGAATGTTTTAAAAGCGGCCAGCTTTGGATGTTGAAGCAAAACAGATTTATCcgacactagctgtgctccgcggttttacccgcattgctccgctcctgttggtcttagcgtgatgatataatatagcctataaccttcctcgataaatgggatatttaacaccaaaagaatcaaatcggaccagtagtttccgagattagcgcgttcaaacaaacaaacaaagaaactcttcagcattataatattaatatcgattaagtatagattattttagtACAATCCTACAGATGAGtggaatttttgaaaatggatACTTACTATTTCATGTCATAGGTACATCTAATCTGTATGAAAACGAACCAAAAAAAGTACAGAGATagtttagtaggtatatgtgTAAAAAGCTTTATATACAAGTAAATATTCGAATGTCTGTAAGTTGTCTATTTCGTCTAAATTCAAATAACTATCTTTAACGAATTTCAAACAAAAGGTTCTtattcttgttatttagatttctatgttCTTATTGTTCTGTCCTTCCTAAAGTAGGTGATTTTAATGAACAACAAAGGTTGTTACATGGAAGAACTGGCAACCAAACAAGAATATTAATGCAGGTtctaatcaataaaattagtaGGTACGCCAATCGAAGGAATTACTCAATGCTATTAGGTACCTAGGCGGGGCTGTCGCTTcgcaatctatactaatattataaagctgaagagtttgtttgaacgcgctattcTCAGGAACtgttggtccgatttgaaaaagttggtgctagatagcccatttatcgaagaaggctatcatcacgctaataccaacaggagcggagcaatgcgggtgaaaccgcggagcacagctagtatctTATAAGTAGTTAAGATAAATTGTTCTTGATAACAGATGTAAGATAAAGTAGCTTGCTAACAACCAACGAAATTATCAAAATGCCGAAAAAATTCACCGTTAGTAGGTAGTATCGAccttataaaaacttttttttactgACAAGGTGCGGTAACtttgtcaaattattgtaGTTATGTTGTAAGAAaacatgattttattatattattacatcgTTTGtttgcaaattttattttgcttcAACTTCTTCGCATAATCATCTTatcaataaatgttataattacctactttataGGTTTCATTGCGTTCGATCTCGTCTGATATcttgttgtaattttttttatcaattaaaacatttggaaaacAGGTCACAAATAAATTCTGCATAgcataggtataaataaaacgttgTGACCCTAGTTTATCACATTGTATGAATCGATTCATTATTGTCTGCGACGTCATTACATAGCGTAGTTGCTGTGAGTGTTAAAGTTACATTCGTTTTTATACTGAACAGTTAGCTGACGTAGTGTTTTCTTGTCCGAGTTTGCTTGCAGTTACGTACGAATCTTGCCGCGCGTAGACTCGCTCACAATGAACCTACGGACAGTGATTTTAATAGTGTCGATCGGGACGGTGTTCTCGAAAAAGTTCTGCAGTTACAACGAAGTGTTGAACGTACACAAACGTGGTACTTACGACTTCTCCGTACAACTATTGGACCGCGTCTCACAAGACACTGACGCACATTTCGCCTTCTCTCCTATATCAACATGGATCCAACTGATAACACTAGCCAGAGGGGCACGACGATCCACGCAAAAGGAGTTATTAAAAGTAACGAAATACCACAGAAACCGATGTTACCAAAGGAGATATAGACAAATCATAAATGGGATGTACAAGGATCTCAAATATGTGACGAAGAGAAGCAACGTTATAGCGATCAACCATCTCCTGGATATCAAGAAGTCGTTTATAAATGAAACTCTGAAGAATAAAGACACCAAAATATTGATGTTGAACTTTAATAAAGTGGAAGAAGCTACggataaagttaataaaattgtacaagCTAGTATGAACGGAATCATAGACGATGTGATTGACGAAGAAGACttgaaatatacaatatttgtGATGGCTGATACAGCATATTTCAAGAGCGATTGGCTTTGGCCTTTCAACCCAGCATATACATCGAGACAAACATTTCATTCAGAAAAAGGGAATGCTATCGGAGAAGTGGAAATGATGAAAAGCGTCGCTTATTATAAACTAACCGATGTACCGTTTATACACGCAAAAGTTTTGGAAATACCTTTCAAGCCAAATAAACTATCGATGCTTGTGTTTCTACCTGAAAAGGGCTCGATACGAGACATTTATTACAAGATGAAAGAAATACGTTTCGGGACAATATCCAGCTTGTTTGAAAGAGTGGGCCCGAGACTGATTACTGTGAAGTTACCtcgtataaaaataagcaCTGTTGTGAAGAATATTCCAGAGTTAGTATACGACATGGGAGTTAAAAGGGTGTTTTATCCAGATATCGCTGATTTAAGAGGTATAACAGATTCGAAGATACATGTATCGTCAATGTCTCAAGCTGTAGATGTTGAAATTACGGAAAAGGGTGCAAGAGCTATAATAGCCGAGTATTTGACATCGAAAGGTGGTAGTGATATAGAATTTGTTGCGAATCGTCCATTCGCATTCCTGATAGTTGACTGGAAAACCGAAATAATACTTTTTGCTGGTACTTATAGTTACCcatctatttattaataattatactgagtaagttttacattgttttatttacgatTGTCCTACTTACCTACATTGTTTTAGATTAGTTCAATAACAAAGTTAGCCCCTAGtcatactttaaaataaagtatgtaAAATCATATTTATCTGTAAGTAGTAGGTAGATAGCCtgcctttttatttataaatatgtttatcgatacGAACAAAAGCCTTAAGAATCATATTGTATTCAAATCATGGTAAAATAATGCAAATGCGATGTAATGTACTTGTAATAACAAAGAGCAAATTCGAGTCATGTTCAAAGAATTCATCGGTCCAAAAACCTCCTTGACCCgactttttcttattttttaaagatgcaaaacaaaaaatgttaataatactTAATGAGTAGGTTATATTGAAAGTTGAGATAAAAATGTCGAGGTTAAAAACTAAGATAGTTCTAATCTTGGTTCCGTAATAACATTTTCAAAAGCTGTCAGCGTATTAAATACCTTGTTTTCTTTACGTTTAAGATTGTAGGGATGGAACCTTCAGCTTTCTGAAATAAATTCCTTACTGTTTTCCTTTCGTAATTCAATGACCAAGAATTAATATTTGCTTGGAAGTACCTAATTCGTGATGGTGAAAAATGATCGTTCAGAGTATGATACAAGGCGTTCGAAATTGACAAAATTTAAGGAACGTATTTTATGAAAGACCTCTTATTTCTTGAAgaaacatataatttatatacaaatcACAGACGgacattccattttatttaaatgcagtatttatttacaatatttgcgCTAATGCCAATCTCACGCttgtcaaatattttttgtgacaCACCGGAATTAAATTCAATCAAGTGCGCTATTTTTTGCCGATTTTTTGCTTGAAACTTCATGCACCTTggttacttaaaaaaattcaatatctGTATCATAACTTCGAAaacatatctatactataatattataaagctgaagagtttgtttttttgtttgaatgcactaatctcagaaactactggtgcgatttaaaaaattatttcagtgttagatagcccataaTGAGAGTTATGAGACCAAtataggagcggagccacgcgggtgaaatcgCAGGACGCagcttgtttaaaatatacctataggtagttcaatttttgttttttggtaAGTATAGGCACAGATAACTTAATACAATACtaggtatagataatataatttgagGAAATCATGTTTCTATTATTGACTCTTTAACAATCGCAAAAAActgttattcaaatattgaacCTGCATTCAAGATtacagataaatataaaagacaAATATATCTTGGTCTCTATTACTCACAACAACTATATAACAAAGAGATCAAACTATACTGgctaatgtttatttttctatcaGTCTCGAGACCACCTTtgcgaaatttaaaaactacgataatataaataaatgtaaaaacatCGATGACATCAACTCGTTATCTGCTTACCGGATGAAAAGTAAAATGCactttgtaattaaataatatttcacaatCATCATTCTTGTTCATGTTCTAGACTTTAGGTATCGAATTTATGAACTACTTATTGCTAATAGTTCACAATAATCATTAATATgggaaacaaataaaaaaattcccGATAAAAGTCCGGCATGGACTTCAAAGTTTCATGTTTTATTCAatactagctggtgcgttgtgcgcgggctgcaagcagcccgcgagccccttttgcccctgggttgaagcaatagggcagtcattagaaaatgtgttagaattcccagtccatttgtaattttctgctaacagcgattccacagtcagtcggtaatgcttataaattccccattcaagtattttccactccgggaggctgtccaccttcgagggagcgtagtgcgcgggctgcaagcagcccgcgaagcatcccaggacagaaatcttcagtcatttgaaaatgcattaaaattccccgtcaatttgctattatctgcaaacagcgattccacagtcaatcggaagtgcttataaatttcaaattcaaatattttctattccggggggcggttcaccttcgagggtgcatggtgcgcgagctgcaagcagctcgcggctcatcccagggcagaaagcttcagtcatttgaaaatgcattcaaatttcctatccatttgttacatctcctaacagcgattctacagtcagtcggtaatgcttataaattccccattcaagtattttccactccgggaggctgtccaccttcgagggagcgtagtgcgcgggctgcaagcagcccgcgaagcatcccagggcagaaatcttcagtcatatgaaaatgcgttaaaattccccgtcaatttgcttttatctgctaacagcgattctacagtcagtcgttaatgcttataaattccccattcaagtattttacactccgggaggctgtccaccttcgagggagcgtagtgcgcgggctgcaagcagcccgcgaagcatcccagggcagaaatcttcagtcatttgaaaatgcattcgaatttcctatccatttgttacatctcctaacagcgattctacagtcagtcggtaatgcttataaattccccattcaaatattttctattccggggggctgtccaccttcgaggttgcgtggtgcgcgagctgcaagcagctcgcggctcatcccagggcagaaatcttcagccatttgaaaatgcattcgaatttcctttccatttgtaacatctgctaacagcgattctacagtcagtcgaaactgcttataaattacttattcaaatgttgttaaatttttgaaacgtcttatcgatagcgggcagtgacttttcataataaactgttcaagagttaacctaacacgctcgtcgcttcgctcctcgctacctatttgaatatttaggccggccgctgccgcgactcgctcgcttcgctcgcatggctcgtgcgataggtagttcaaaagttaacctaacacgctcgtcgcttcgctcctcgctacctatttgaatatttaggccggccgctgccgtgactcgctcgcttcgctcgcatggctcgtgtggtagttcaaaagttaaccttacacgctcgtcgcttcgctcctcgctacctaaactgcttataaattacttattcaaatattggtaaaatttttgaaacgtcttatcgatagcgggcagtgacttttcataataaactgttcaatagttaacctaacacgctcgtcgcttcgctcctcgctacctatttgaatatttaggccggccgctgccgcaactcgctcgcttcgctcgcttggctcgtgcggtaggtagttcaaaagttaacctaaaacgctcgtcgcttcgctcctcgctacctatttgaatatttacgctggccgctgccgtgactcgctcgcttcgctcgcttggctcgtgcggtagttcaaaagttaataaatattttctactccgggaggctgtcaaccctcgaagttgcgcggtgcgcgggcagcaagcagcccgcggtgccgtcttttccgatgctattcaattacccttcctactttggaaatttccatacaaattttgtaaaaaaaaaaattttgctttttactaaaaatttttatatgcctggaagcggaccaagtttttaaacattttttaccttggCGACCCCGACCTGCCTGCCAccggttcagagagccgttgaatttcgtgaagtatggaaaatggaaaccaggGGTCGGAGTGagattctgagtatgcagttttgtaaatctggccgattagagcacagaagtcaattttcaaaCCAATCGTCaagtaaccggcgccaccatcttgcctCGAAAAATcggccatttttgaaaaaaaaaatggcgtccaatttgaaatttctcgattgccctaggagcgccccatcttcctgatcaatttttagttctacaccccccggcTATCTAGTGCCGTTtcggagagccgtcgaatttcgcgttgtatcaaactcggaaaccagcggtGGAAACTCAATTATGAGTATCCCACCTTAATGTgcggctcgattaaagcccctgtgccaagtttcagcgcgatcggaCCAGCGACGGccattttagaatttgtatggcggcggccattttttccgccattttgaatttttttcgcactctgtggtaattgctcgaggtctactacaagtttagttcgagcaccccagatgcagctgctaccgtttgcgcgggccgttaaCCGTCTTCGCGAGATtagggaaagtttaagatttcggatttttctggatatcctgggagctgggcgagtacgaacATGGTGTGAGTGTATTTCCGCGATGCgccacctcgtctaaatttacgtttttatgtttgcgccaaaaatggaaaaattccaaaatcgagcgtcccactatggctccctggtagcgtcccagggtggtgatcatttttagttccgggacccccaacccaactcgcaccgtttccgcaggccgttggagtttacgttgtatggaagttggaaacgggggcccggagccactcgaacggggcaccgatcgattcgccggctcgaacagagcacgtgtgccaaatttgggacgtaaggattcataaacggcgattttggcaaagtacggcggccatcttgttttcgcgaaaatccccatttttccaccacccctggtaatcgccaccagttccgagcattttttgttcagacacccccctccaggtatcaccgtttttgcgcacctccaggggtccactctcttgtccagggtgttggagatgtcaatatttttccggtggtcactcggcgcacctctacacgatcacaTCGAAATCCCCCCCACTTtccacgtagtttccgagaaaaccgatgtcagtcagtgagtcagtcagtggtagtgtagctttatatattataactagctggtgcgttgtgcgcgggctgcaagcagcccgcgagccccttttgcccctgggttgaagcaatagggcagtcattagaaaatgtgttagaattcccagtccatttgtaattttctgctaacagcgattccacagtcagtcggtaatgcttataaattccccattcaagtattttccactccgggaggctgtccaccttcgagggagcgtagtgcgcgggctgcaagcagcccgcgaagcatcccaggacagaaatcttcagtcatttgaaaatgcattaaaattccccgtcaatttgctaatctgcaaacagcgattccacagttaatcagaagtgcttataaatttcaaattcaaatattttatattccggggggcggttcaccttcgagggtgcgtggtgcgcgagctgcaagcagctcgcggctcatcccaggccagaaatcttcagtcattttaaaatgcattcgaatttcctttccaattgtaacatctgctaacagcgattctacagtcagtcgaaactgcttataaattccccattcaaatattttctattccgggggtaTCCAccatcgagggtgcgtggtacgcgtgctgcaagcagcccgcggtacATCCCAGGGacaaaaatcttcagtcatttgaaaatgcgttaaaattccctgtcaatttgttattatctgctaacagcgattccacagtcaatcgaagtgcttataaattccccattcaaatattttctattccggggggctgtccaccttcgaggacgcgcggtgcgcgagctgcaagcagctcgcggctcatcccagagcagaaatcttcagtcatttgaaaatgcattcgaatttcctgtccatttgttacatctgctaacagcgattctacagtcagtcgaaactgcttataaattacttattcaaatattggttaaatttttgaaacgtgatcccgaattttatttttttgatgtgtctAATCAATAGCGGtaacttttcataataaactgttcaagacaATAAATGTGTGAAGATGTATAATACATATTGAAAACTTCAAGTCATCATTAGTAGCGtcgtttaaaatcaaattcattatgcTTTCGGcactaaaaatatctaagtgaAAGCCATAGCACTAAAGTCAAAGGGTGTATCGAATAAGATATcgttacactataaaaataactactttaaaaaaaccgacttcaaaaacggaaaagtaaaaaataattaattagttactacatattatttagttgtGTTATTCACTatataggtttgaagtcggtgccaagcaTAAGCACTTATTAAACTACGCTATTTTTTGATACAAGAACTACGATTATTTCGATACAAGAACTACCTACTTGCAATTCAATTACATTATTCGcaatacaaaaaattggctATTTTCGATACAAAAACTACACTAATCTTGGTGTAAGTCCTACGCTTATAAAGCGTGAACGATTGGCTCATTCACTCAATAAATGTGTGaagatgaatatattattacgtattGAAAACTTCAGTCTTTTTAGTAGCTtcgtttaaaatcaaaatcattATGTTTTCGGCACTAAAAATAAGAAcctacttttccgtttttgaagtcggtttttttaacgtagttttaatagtttttaacctacgtagtttttttgtttgagtgggaatcgccctaaagtcgcttctgTTCAAGAGTTTActtaacacgctcgtcgcttaatcgctcctcgctacctatttgaatatttacgccggccgctgacgtgacttgctcgcttcgctcgcttggctagtgcagtagttcaaaagttaacctaactcgctcgtcgcttcgctcctcgctacttctttgaatatttacgccggccgctgacgtgacttgctcgcttcgctcgcttggctagtgcagtagttcaaaagttaacctaactcgctcgtcgcttcgctcctcgctctttctttcaatatttacgccggctgctgacgtgacttgctcgcttcgctcgcttggctagtgcagtagttcaaaagttaacctaactcgctcgtcgcttcgctcctcgctctttctttcaatattta is a window encoding:
- the LOC123703220 gene encoding ovalbumin-related protein X-like, with amino-acid sequence MNLRTVILIVSIGTVFSKKFCSYNEVLNVHKRGTYDFSVQLLDRVSQDTDAHFAFSPISTWIQLITLARGARRSTQKELLKVTKYHRNRCYQRRYRQIINGMYKDLKYVTKRSNVIAINHLLDIKKSFINETLKNKDTKILMLNFNKVEEATDKVNKIVQASMNGIIDDVIDEEDLKYTIFVMADTAYFKSDWLWPFNPAYTSRQTFHSEKGNAIGEVEMMKSVAYYKLTDVPFIHAKVLEIPFKPNKLSMLVFLPEKGSIRDIYYKMKEIRFGTISSLFERVGPRLITVKLPRIKISTVVKNIPELVYDMGVKRVFYPDIADLRGITDSKIHVSSMSQAVDVEITEKGARAIIAEYLTSKGGSDIEFVANRPFAFLIVDWKTEIILFAGTYSYPSIY